The Microbacterium sp. SORGH_AS_0428 genome contains the following window.
GCTCCAGCGTCTGCTCCACCGCCCAGGGGCTCGCGAGCTGGGCCGCCTGTGCCTTCAGCTCGACGTCCTGCGGATGCCAATGGGGGTGAGCTGCGCGCACCTCTTCGATCGTGGGCGAGTCGAATGCATCCTGCTGGCTGCGCTCGACGACCGCGCGGTCGGTCGGTAGGAGGTACAGCGCGGGATCGACGAGGACGAGCCGCTTCGTCCACTCGGGATGCTCCGCCGAAGCGAGGGTGGCGGACGCGCCGCCCAGCGAGTGACCGATGACGAGGTCCCAGGCGCCGCCGGATGCGGGAACGGTCCGGCTCACGTCGGCGGCGTAGGCGGCGATCGTGTAGTCGAGGGCTCGCGGTGCCAGGCCGTGACCGCGCAGGTCGACGGCGACGGCATGCCAGCCCGCCTCGGCCAGGGCTGTTCCGAAGCGCCACATCAGAGCGCCGGACGATCCCAGCCCGTGCACGAGGAGGGCGTGGTGAGCGGATGCGGGGGAGCCCCACGCGAGTGTGGGAAGCGCGACGGATGCGGGCAT
Protein-coding sequences here:
- a CDS encoding alpha/beta hydrolase codes for the protein MPASVALPTLAWGSPASAHHALLVHGLGSSGALMWRFGTALAEAGWHAVAVDLRGHGLAPRALDYTIAAYAADVSRTVPASGGAWDLVIGHSLGGASATLASAEHPEWTKRLVLVDPALYLLPTDRAVVERSQQDAFDSPTIEEVRAAHPHWHPQDVELKAQAAQLASPWAVEQTLEQNPDWDVTDAAARLTVPTHVIASDPAVYSLFTGPRADAVLAGNARITRSIVAGAGHSPHRDRPEATVAVLQEALA